The following proteins are co-located in the Oceanimonas sp. GK1 genome:
- a CDS encoding YigZ family protein, whose product MTASPYLVPAASVVWEQEIKKSRFIACLAHTPNVEAAKAFIERLRSEYPGAGHHCSAFIAGAPSDSQVLGFSDDGEPSGTAGKPMLAQLQGSGIGEITAVVVRYFGGIKLGTGGLVRAYGSSVGGALAELPTMEKVIEGRLALCADYSDMAQLENLLAQSGAEWEQVDYGAVVSGVLRVDIRLLDSLIRQVKDRTQGRVIPRPITD is encoded by the coding sequence ATGACCGCTTCCCCCTATCTTGTTCCGGCGGCTTCCGTGGTGTGGGAGCAGGAAATCAAGAAAAGTCGCTTTATTGCCTGCCTGGCACACACGCCCAATGTGGAGGCGGCCAAGGCCTTTATTGAGCGGCTGCGAAGCGAATACCCCGGCGCCGGGCACCATTGCTCGGCGTTTATTGCGGGTGCGCCAAGCGACTCTCAGGTGTTGGGGTTCAGCGATGACGGCGAACCCTCGGGCACCGCCGGCAAACCCATGCTGGCCCAGTTACAGGGTTCTGGTATTGGCGAGATCACCGCCGTGGTGGTGCGTTATTTCGGCGGCATCAAGCTGGGCACCGGTGGCCTGGTACGGGCCTATGGCAGCTCGGTAGGCGGTGCCCTGGCCGAGCTGCCCACCATGGAAAAAGTGATAGAGGGGCGGCTGGCACTCTGTGCCGACTACAGCGACATGGCCCAGCTTGAAAACCTGCTGGCGCAAAGCGGCGCCGAGTGGGAGCAGGTGGATTACGGTGCTGTGGTCAGCGGCGTGCTGCGGGTCGATATTCGGCTGCTCGACAGCCTGATACGGCAGGTAAAAGACAGGACTCAGGGAAGGGTGATCCCACGCCCGATCACCGATTGA
- the fadB gene encoding fatty acid oxidation complex subunit alpha FadB: MIYQGETLSVTLMDNGIAELCFDAPGSVNKLDSRTLLSLEAAITALEQTAGLNGLMLTSAKDAFIVGADITEFLDKFDLPDAELAGWLSRANTLFSRIEDLPFPTLSLVRGHALGGGCECILATDFRLGDASTRIGLPETRLGIMPGFGGTVRLPRLVGADNAMEWITTGQEHKADDGLKLGLLDAVVSTDKLRHAGIQLLLHADEHDWQGRRRQKAAPLTLNPVEATMSFTTAKGMVAAKAGPHYPAPMMAVKTIEAAAGMSREDALKVEQENFITLTRTPAARALVGIFLNEQVVKGKAKQAVGSALPVKRLAVLGAGIMGGGIACQAAVKGMAAVMKDINNDALALGMKEAGKRLNQQLERGKIDGSRLAEVLAGIRPTLSYDELASVDLVVEAVVENPAIKAQVLAEAEQQVNEDTVIASNTSTIPISTLAKSLKRPDRFCGMHFFNPVHRMPLVEVIRGEHTSDDTLNRVMACAAAMGKTPIVVNDCPGFFVNRVLFPYFFGFNQLLADGADVSKVDGVMERRFGWPMGPAWLLDVVGIDTAHHAATVMADGFPERMSQGGNTAIDLLFEQQRLGQKNGHGFYTWQPDKKGRLQKTVNEASQALLREYYGPPRAFEAGIIIERMMVPMINEVVRCLEEGIIGSPAEADMALIYGLGFPPFRGGVFRYLDTIGLNDYLAMADRHAGLGPLYRASDRLRHMAQQGETFY, from the coding sequence ATGATCTACCAAGGCGAAACCCTTTCGGTCACCCTTATGGATAACGGCATCGCCGAGCTGTGCTTTGATGCGCCCGGCAGCGTCAACAAGCTGGACAGCCGCACGCTGTTATCACTGGAAGCCGCCATAACGGCACTGGAGCAGACGGCGGGCCTCAACGGGCTGATGCTCACCAGCGCCAAAGACGCCTTTATCGTGGGCGCCGACATCACCGAGTTTCTCGACAAGTTCGACCTGCCCGACGCCGAGCTGGCTGGCTGGCTGAGCCGTGCCAACACCCTTTTCAGCCGCATCGAGGACTTGCCCTTTCCTACCCTCAGCCTGGTGCGCGGCCATGCCCTTGGGGGGGGCTGTGAGTGCATACTGGCTACCGATTTTCGCCTGGGCGATGCCAGTACCCGCATTGGCCTGCCGGAAACCAGGCTGGGCATCATGCCCGGCTTTGGCGGCACCGTGCGCCTGCCCCGGCTGGTGGGTGCCGACAACGCCATGGAGTGGATCACCACCGGCCAGGAGCACAAGGCCGACGACGGCCTGAAACTGGGGCTGCTGGATGCGGTAGTGAGCACCGACAAATTACGGCACGCAGGCATACAACTGCTGTTGCACGCCGATGAGCACGACTGGCAGGGCCGCCGCCGGCAAAAGGCCGCCCCGCTGACCCTGAATCCGGTAGAGGCCACCATGAGCTTTACCACCGCCAAGGGCATGGTCGCGGCCAAGGCCGGCCCCCACTACCCGGCCCCCATGATGGCGGTAAAGACCATCGAAGCCGCCGCTGGCATGAGCCGGGAAGATGCCCTGAAGGTGGAGCAGGAGAACTTCATCACACTGACCCGCACGCCGGCAGCCCGGGCACTGGTGGGCATTTTCCTCAATGAACAGGTGGTCAAGGGCAAGGCCAAACAGGCCGTCGGCAGCGCCCTGCCGGTCAAGCGGCTGGCGGTGCTGGGCGCCGGCATCATGGGCGGCGGTATCGCCTGCCAGGCGGCGGTCAAGGGCATGGCGGCGGTAATGAAGGACATCAATAACGACGCCCTGGCCCTGGGCATGAAGGAGGCCGGCAAGCGGCTGAACCAGCAGCTGGAGCGGGGCAAAATTGACGGCTCCCGTCTGGCCGAAGTGCTTGCCGGCATTCGCCCCACCTTGAGCTACGATGAGCTGGCCAGCGTCGATCTGGTGGTGGAGGCCGTGGTGGAAAACCCCGCCATCAAGGCGCAAGTGCTGGCCGAGGCGGAACAACAGGTGAACGAAGACACCGTCATTGCCTCCAATACCTCCACCATTCCCATCTCAACCCTGGCAAAAAGCCTGAAACGCCCCGACCGGTTCTGCGGCATGCACTTTTTCAACCCGGTGCACCGCATGCCCTTGGTGGAAGTGATTCGCGGCGAGCACACCAGTGACGACACCCTCAACCGGGTGATGGCCTGCGCTGCTGCCATGGGCAAAACCCCTATCGTGGTCAACGACTGCCCCGGCTTTTTTGTCAACCGGGTGCTGTTCCCCTACTTTTTTGGCTTTAACCAGCTGCTTGCCGATGGTGCCGATGTCAGTAAGGTGGACGGTGTCATGGAACGCCGCTTCGGCTGGCCCATGGGACCGGCCTGGCTGCTGGATGTGGTGGGCATCGACACCGCCCATCATGCCGCCACCGTCATGGCCGACGGCTTTCCCGAACGCATGAGCCAGGGCGGCAACACTGCCATTGATCTGCTGTTTGAGCAGCAACGGCTGGGGCAGAAAAACGGCCACGGCTTTTACACCTGGCAGCCGGACAAAAAAGGCCGACTGCAAAAAACCGTGAATGAAGCCAGCCAGGCCCTGTTGCGAGAATACTACGGCCCGCCCCGTGCCTTTGAAGCCGGTATCATTATCGAACGCATGATGGTGCCCATGATCAACGAGGTGGTACGCTGCCTGGAAGAAGGCATTATCGGCTCTCCCGCCGAGGCAGACATGGCCCTGATCTACGGCCTGGGTTTTCCGCCCTTTCGTGGCGGCGTGTTCCGTTACCTCGACACCATCGGCCTGAACGATTATCTGGCCATGGCGGATCGCCACGCCGGGCTGGGGCCGCTTTACCGGGCCAGCGACCGGCTGCGTCACATGGCGCAACAGGGTGAGACCTTTTACTGA
- the fadA gene encoding acetyl-CoA C-acyltransferase FadA: MKDVVIVDCIRTPMGRSKGGAFRHVRAEDLSAHLMRGLLARNPALAASDIEDIIWGCVQQTLEQGFNIARNAALLAGLPNTLSAVTVNRLCGSSMQALHDAARAIMVGDGDIFMVGGVEHMGHVPMDHGVDLHPGLALHVARAAGMMGLTAEMLARQHQIGRAQQDAFALRSHQRAHEATVQGRFNREILATHGHDADGAPFRLETDEVIRPDTSLSSLSGLKPVFDPANGTVTAGSSSALSDGAAAMLVMSADRAAALGLKPRARIRAMAVAGCDPSIMGMGPVPAVHKALRRANLSLKDIELFELNEAFAAQSLAVLKELQLLEGMDDRVNLNGGAIALGHPLGCSGARICTTLINLMERQDATLAVATMCIGMGQGIATVFERM, encoded by the coding sequence ATGAAAGACGTAGTCATCGTTGATTGCATTCGCACTCCCATGGGCCGCTCCAAGGGCGGCGCCTTTCGTCATGTGCGCGCCGAAGACCTGTCGGCCCACCTGATGCGGGGCCTGCTGGCCCGCAACCCGGCGCTGGCCGCCAGTGACATTGAAGACATCATCTGGGGCTGTGTGCAGCAAACCCTGGAGCAGGGGTTCAATATTGCCCGCAATGCCGCCCTGCTGGCCGGTCTGCCCAACACCCTCAGCGCGGTCACGGTCAACCGCTTGTGCGGCAGCTCGATGCAGGCCCTGCACGATGCCGCCCGTGCCATCATGGTGGGGGACGGTGATATCTTCATGGTGGGCGGGGTGGAGCACATGGGTCATGTGCCCATGGATCACGGCGTGGATTTGCATCCGGGGCTGGCCCTGCACGTGGCCCGGGCCGCGGGCATGATGGGCCTCACCGCCGAAATGCTGGCCCGACAGCACCAGATCGGCCGTGCACAGCAGGATGCCTTTGCCCTGCGCTCTCATCAACGCGCCCATGAGGCCACGGTGCAGGGCCGCTTCAACCGCGAGATCCTGGCTACTCATGGCCACGATGCCGACGGTGCCCCGTTTCGCCTGGAAACCGACGAAGTCATTCGGCCCGACACCAGCCTGAGCTCCCTGTCCGGCCTAAAACCGGTGTTCGACCCGGCCAACGGCACCGTGACCGCCGGCAGTTCCTCGGCGCTGTCCGACGGGGCCGCCGCCATGCTGGTGATGTCCGCCGACCGGGCCGCCGCCCTGGGGCTCAAACCCAGGGCGCGCATTCGCGCCATGGCGGTAGCCGGCTGCGATCCATCCATCATGGGCATGGGCCCGGTGCCAGCGGTGCATAAGGCACTGAGGCGCGCCAATCTGAGCCTGAAAGATATCGAGCTGTTTGAACTGAACGAAGCCTTTGCCGCCCAGTCCCTGGCGGTGCTCAAGGAGCTGCAACTGCTGGAGGGGATGGACGACAGGGTCAACCTCAACGGCGGCGCCATCGCCCTGGGGCACCCACTGGGCTGCTCGGGGGCACGTATCTGTACCACCCTCATCAACTTGATGGAGCGGCA